From Candidatus Vondammii sp. HM_W22, one genomic window encodes:
- a CDS encoding MBL fold metallo-hydrolase, translating to MHFTIIPVTPFEQNCTLLWCKDSHRAVVVDPGGDLDIILAEVKKRGVELEKILLTHAHIDHAGGAGELARKLGLPIEGPQREDKFWIDIMPSQSQMFGFPPVETFEPDRWLGQGDRVQVGNEELEVRHCPGHTPGHVIFFHPEERIALVGDVLFKGSIGRSDFPKSDHQTLINSIREQLLTLGDDVEFIPGHGSTSTIGHERLTNPFLKEPLINSGSDG from the coding sequence ATGCACTTCACTATCATTCCTGTCACGCCCTTTGAACAGAACTGCACCCTGTTGTGGTGTAAAGACAGCCACAGGGCAGTGGTGGTGGATCCAGGAGGTGATCTGGATATTATTCTTGCTGAAGTCAAGAAGCGGGGAGTGGAGCTGGAGAAGATTCTTCTCACCCATGCCCATATCGACCATGCGGGTGGGGCGGGCGAACTCGCCCGGAAATTGGGTTTGCCCATAGAAGGGCCTCAGCGCGAGGATAAATTCTGGATCGATATCATGCCCAGCCAGAGCCAGATGTTTGGATTTCCACCGGTAGAGACCTTTGAGCCGGACCGTTGGCTGGGGCAGGGGGACCGCGTTCAGGTGGGCAATGAGGAGTTGGAAGTGCGTCACTGTCCTGGTCATACACCCGGCCATGTTATTTTCTTTCATCCAGAGGAGAGGATCGCTCTGGTGGGGGATGTGCTGTTTAAAGGCTCTATTGGCCGTAGCGATTTCCCAAAAAGTGATCATCAAACCTTGATCAACTCTATCCGTGAGCAACTTTTGACCCTGGGCGATGATGTGGAGTTTATTCCGGGGCATGGTTCCACCTCCACCATTGGCCATGAGAGGCTGACCAATCCATTTCTTAAGGAGCCTCTGATTAATTCTGGATCGGATGGATGA
- a CDS encoding sulfurtransferase TusA family protein — MYAEVIGTTYDKLLDVSGLNCPLPVLKAKAALASMSVGEVLKVIATHPDSLREFPSFCRLAEYDLLETDEQDGSYLYWIKKVL, encoded by the coding sequence ATGTACGCTGAGGTAATAGGTACAACTTACGATAAACTACTCGATGTCAGCGGTTTGAACTGTCCGCTTCCGGTACTCAAAGCCAAAGCTGCACTCGCGTCAATGTCGGTGGGTGAAGTGCTGAAAGTGATTGCCACTCATCCTGATTCCCTGCGTGAATTCCCCTCGTTCTGCCGGCTTGCTGAATACGACCTGCTGGAGACAGATGAACAGGACGGCAGTTATCTCTATTGGATCAAGAAGGTTTTGTAG
- the recC gene encoding exodeoxyribonuclease V subunit gamma, translated as MGLQLISSNKMESLVKKLAHRLINPRLTSAFSTELIIAPSPAMARWVNLQLAQHQGIAANIHYPLPASWIWEITASLLDGVPDSDPLDHHSSSWKIFGLLPGMLELTAFSSLSHYLQDDSKGLKRWQLSARIADVFDRYQFYRPDLIRKWDQGDDNDWQAHLWRELATAHQETHRVAVLDRLLETLRRSQSGALLPKRISLFAISTLPPLFVDVLHALSEHTQVDLYQFSPTDQYWADLKNKKELARKRLVTPDEATYYETGNELLASWGRQGQALQDLLLNDGELFSAEWEEYQAPEADSLLSSVQQDIFSLNEQTLQTTADNSVQVHICHSALRECQVLHDRLLTILQEDPSLKPEDTLVMVPEISRYAPYIEAVFRKEETQSRPFIPWNLSDISISGEHPLIRIFFQLLSLPQSRFTVSEVLSYLDVPELTARFNLNDEACNHVRTLLEKANVRWGVDGAHKAELDLPAIIENTWKQAEQRLFAGYSLGDVDYWNGIAPLAEAEGAKAESLGSFWMLFSRLQEYRQRLGKTQSADEWQQLLNQLLDSFFSDRTDEEGKLQQIRDSIDELQQQASRHELSPELLHHWLNTELGNQTIHGRYFSGGVTFCSMRPMRSLPFRIICLLGMNDQAFPRRERPIEFDRMADSWRPGDPGKGDEDRYLLLETLLCTRQTLYISYTGRDLKDNSEQQPSVLVRELLDFIDDRYSPVDKERWKISNQITTLHPLQPFSRRNYQNESASYDRYWYEVAKSLAHPSRNPSLESWPSEKLEPPEQKSREIELQRLSRFIQHPVKFFFNTRLNVWLKDEMVSEDEELFALDGLQSWQLKSLFSDNYLQGRQTRLEVLQAKGMLPHGIFSETTFNEIQENIAPLLENLTDYAGIDAQPILINIPFDHGFRLSGQVDRYLPGKGVFHYTPSKLKGKHLLALWLDHLALCASGQFIEGEKSTLITNDTTWQVQTIATDIAKSSLQQYLEYYWEGLQRPLPVFPNASYLMATKPSGVETAWNGFPFRNIPGDKDDSYIQLALRGFDTNPVEHPEFTELSAIFYQQALQCGETL; from the coding sequence ATGGGATTGCAGCTAATCAGCTCAAATAAAATGGAGTCGCTGGTCAAAAAACTGGCCCACCGCCTGATCAATCCGCGACTAACCTCGGCATTTTCCACAGAACTAATTATCGCACCCAGTCCGGCAATGGCACGCTGGGTGAACCTGCAACTGGCTCAACACCAGGGTATAGCAGCCAATATTCACTATCCTTTGCCCGCATCCTGGATCTGGGAAATTACTGCCAGCCTGCTGGATGGCGTGCCAGATTCAGATCCTCTCGACCATCACTCATCCAGCTGGAAAATCTTTGGATTGCTGCCCGGAATGCTTGAGCTAACAGCATTCAGTTCATTGAGTCACTATCTGCAGGATGACAGCAAGGGTTTAAAACGCTGGCAACTCTCCGCCCGTATCGCCGACGTCTTCGATCGTTATCAATTTTACCGTCCAGACCTCATCCGGAAGTGGGACCAGGGAGATGACAACGACTGGCAGGCACACTTATGGCGTGAGTTGGCAACAGCTCATCAGGAGACACATCGGGTTGCAGTGCTGGACAGGCTGCTGGAAACCCTGAGGAGGAGTCAATCAGGAGCGCTTTTACCCAAGCGTATCAGCCTGTTCGCGATCTCCACCCTTCCCCCGTTATTTGTTGATGTACTACATGCCTTGTCAGAGCATACCCAGGTCGATCTGTATCAGTTCAGTCCCACCGATCAATACTGGGCTGACCTGAAAAATAAAAAAGAGTTAGCGAGAAAACGCCTCGTTACACCTGACGAGGCGACCTACTATGAAACCGGCAATGAACTGCTGGCATCCTGGGGTCGACAGGGACAGGCGCTGCAGGACTTGTTACTGAACGATGGCGAGCTGTTTTCCGCCGAATGGGAAGAGTATCAGGCACCTGAAGCTGACTCTCTCCTGAGTTCTGTTCAACAGGATATCTTCAGCCTGAATGAACAGACCCTTCAGACCACAGCAGATAATTCCGTACAAGTGCATATCTGCCACAGTGCCTTGCGTGAATGTCAGGTCTTGCATGACCGGTTACTCACAATTCTGCAGGAAGACCCCAGCCTGAAACCGGAAGATACCCTGGTCATGGTCCCGGAGATCAGTCGCTACGCACCTTACATAGAAGCCGTGTTTCGTAAGGAAGAGACGCAATCACGTCCCTTCATCCCGTGGAATCTGTCGGATATCTCCATCTCCGGCGAACACCCGTTGATTCGTATCTTCTTCCAGTTATTGAGTCTGCCGCAAAGCCGTTTCACCGTATCTGAAGTACTCTCCTATCTGGATGTCCCTGAACTGACAGCACGTTTTAATCTGAATGATGAGGCCTGCAACCATGTTCGCACGCTGCTGGAAAAAGCCAATGTACGCTGGGGAGTGGATGGTGCTCACAAAGCAGAACTGGATCTGCCGGCAATTATCGAAAACACCTGGAAACAGGCCGAACAACGCCTGTTTGCCGGTTATTCCCTGGGCGATGTCGATTACTGGAATGGTATCGCACCACTGGCTGAGGCTGAAGGGGCCAAGGCTGAAAGCCTGGGCTCCTTCTGGATGCTGTTCAGCCGTCTTCAGGAGTACCGGCAACGACTCGGTAAAACCCAGAGTGCCGATGAGTGGCAGCAACTGCTCAACCAGCTACTGGATAGCTTTTTCAGCGATCGCACTGACGAAGAGGGCAAGTTACAGCAGATCCGGGACAGCATTGACGAGTTGCAACAACAGGCTTCCAGACATGAGCTGTCTCCGGAGCTTTTGCATCATTGGCTGAACACTGAACTTGGGAACCAGACAATACATGGCCGCTACTTTTCAGGTGGCGTGACTTTCTGCAGTATGCGCCCGATGCGAAGCCTGCCGTTTCGCATCATCTGCCTGCTGGGCATGAACGATCAGGCATTCCCCCGCCGCGAACGACCAATAGAATTTGACCGCATGGCAGATAGCTGGCGCCCTGGAGACCCAGGCAAAGGCGATGAAGACCGCTATCTGCTACTGGAGACTCTGTTGTGTACGCGACAAACCCTCTATATCAGCTACACAGGCCGCGACCTGAAAGACAACAGTGAACAACAGCCATCCGTGCTGGTGCGCGAACTGCTGGATTTCATCGATGACCGGTATTCGCCTGTCGATAAAGAAAGGTGGAAAATCAGCAATCAGATTACCACGCTCCATCCACTTCAGCCGTTCAGCCGGCGTAACTATCAGAACGAATCAGCAAGCTATGACCGTTACTGGTACGAAGTTGCAAAATCCCTGGCGCACCCTTCCCGGAATCCCAGTCTGGAGAGCTGGCCGTCAGAAAAACTGGAGCCGCCGGAACAGAAGTCACGAGAGATTGAACTGCAACGCCTGAGCCGCTTCATTCAGCACCCGGTAAAGTTCTTCTTCAATACCCGCCTGAATGTCTGGCTGAAAGATGAGATGGTCAGCGAGGATGAAGAGTTATTTGCCTTGGACGGACTGCAATCCTGGCAGTTGAAATCGCTGTTTTCCGATAACTACTTACAAGGCAGGCAGACCCGCCTGGAAGTGTTACAGGCAAAGGGCATGCTGCCGCATGGGATCTTCTCCGAAACCACCTTCAATGAAATACAAGAAAATATAGCCCCCCTGCTTGAGAATCTCACCGATTATGCCGGTATCGATGCTCAACCCATACTCATTAACATCCCCTTTGACCATGGTTTTCGCCTGAGCGGACAAGTTGATCGCTACCTGCCGGGGAAAGGGGTGTTCCACTACACGCCATCGAAGTTGAAGGGTAAACATTTATTGGCCCTGTGGCTTGATCACCTGGCCCTCTGCGCCAGTGGTCAGTTCATTGAGGGCGAGAAGAGTACGCTTATTACCAACGATACAACCTGGCAGGTTCAAACAATAGCAACGGATATAGCGAAATCCAGTCTGCAGCAGTATTTGGAGTATTACTGGGAGGGATTGCAGCGACCACTGCCGGTGTTTCCCAATGCCAGTTATCTCATGGCAACCAAACCCTCTGGAGTGGAGACGGCATGGAATGGTTTTCCGTTCAGAAATATTCCAGGGGATAAAGATGACAGCTATATCCAACTGGCACTGCGTGGTTTCGATACAAACCCCGTAGAACATCCTGAATTCACCGAACTTTCTGCCATTTTTTATCAACAAGCGCTGCAGTGTGGAGAGACACTCTGA
- the recD gene encoding exodeoxyribonuclease V subunit alpha — MTSTLKSLLHNGLISTLSYFFARFIAEQSKQPEENLLVQTAALVSERSQQGDVCVDLNRFANKPLFETTINKQMDIPTAPAAGEWTSRLGNEKCVGKPGEIAPLIIEGKRLYLGRLWAFEQQVFTAIEARLGPVAGLAEERLKIGLNRLFPQDPNHNDIDWQKLASALAVSRRFAVISGGPGTGKTTTVVKVLALLLEQDPGMHIKLAAPTGKAAARMVDSIRNRKADIDIEEGIRALIPEQASTIHRLLGFNGSRFRHDGNHPLVVNCLVVDEASMIDLSLMAHMLDALPVQSRIILLGDRDQLASVEAGSMLGDITGHGQSISYSKEQGRLLEQLTAISTKQLSVNADSPAISDAIALLRTSYRFRGVPDIGKLAEYVNNGEGERAMELLRDMNAKQMAWIESEENGISKKALEWAVEQYSQYLQCDNVGDALTHFGQIRILCALHAGPFGISEINRLIAERLWAKGIIGHSEEFHGKPVMVTANDYEVELFNGDVGLLWKNRDGELRAFFKLADNQVRDLPVRNLPEHLPAWALTVHKSQGSEFEQVLLVLPYDENNAILSRELIYTGITRASKKVIIHASPNALIKGCNKRVERSSGLAEKLGWS, encoded by the coding sequence ATGACAAGCACCCTGAAATCACTCCTGCATAACGGCCTGATCTCCACATTAAGCTATTTCTTCGCCCGTTTTATTGCAGAGCAGTCGAAGCAGCCTGAAGAGAACCTTTTGGTACAAACCGCAGCACTGGTCAGCGAGCGCAGTCAACAGGGTGATGTTTGTGTCGATCTCAACCGATTTGCCAATAAACCACTGTTTGAAACCACGATAAATAAACAGATGGATATCCCGACAGCACCTGCAGCAGGTGAATGGACCTCCAGGCTTGGAAATGAAAAATGCGTCGGAAAGCCGGGAGAGATTGCGCCACTGATAATCGAAGGCAAGCGCCTTTACCTTGGCAGATTATGGGCTTTTGAACAGCAGGTTTTCACGGCAATAGAGGCACGGCTTGGGCCCGTTGCCGGGTTGGCTGAGGAGCGGCTCAAAATCGGATTGAATCGCCTGTTTCCACAAGACCCCAACCACAATGATATCGATTGGCAAAAACTGGCATCCGCTCTGGCGGTCAGTCGCAGGTTCGCTGTGATATCAGGCGGCCCCGGCACAGGCAAGACCACAACGGTAGTAAAGGTGCTGGCACTGCTACTTGAGCAAGACCCGGGGATGCACATTAAACTTGCAGCACCCACCGGAAAAGCGGCCGCACGCATGGTCGACTCCATACGCAACCGCAAAGCCGATATCGATATTGAAGAAGGTATACGAGCACTGATCCCAGAACAGGCAAGCACCATCCACCGATTGCTGGGCTTCAACGGCAGTCGTTTCCGCCATGACGGCAACCATCCATTGGTGGTCAACTGCCTGGTTGTGGATGAAGCCTCAATGATCGACCTGTCGCTAATGGCCCATATGCTTGATGCCCTGCCTGTTCAGTCACGTATCATTCTTCTGGGTGATCGCGATCAACTGGCTTCAGTGGAAGCCGGTAGCATGCTGGGTGATATCACAGGCCATGGACAATCCATCAGCTACAGCAAAGAACAAGGGCGTTTACTGGAACAGTTAACCGCAATCAGCACCAAGCAACTATCGGTGAACGCAGATTCACCAGCCATATCCGATGCCATCGCCCTACTCCGCACCAGCTACCGTTTCAGGGGTGTCCCGGATATCGGAAAACTGGCTGAATATGTCAATAATGGCGAAGGAGAGCGTGCCATGGAACTGCTGCGTGATATGAATGCAAAGCAGATGGCATGGATTGAGAGTGAAGAGAACGGCATCAGCAAGAAAGCCCTTGAATGGGCGGTCGAACAGTACAGCCAATATCTGCAGTGCGACAATGTGGGGGACGCCCTGACCCATTTTGGTCAAATACGAATTCTATGCGCCCTGCATGCCGGTCCCTTCGGCATTAGTGAAATCAATCGCCTTATAGCCGAGCGCCTTTGGGCAAAAGGCATTATCGGCCATAGTGAAGAGTTCCATGGAAAGCCCGTCATGGTAACCGCGAACGACTATGAGGTTGAACTCTTCAACGGTGACGTTGGTCTACTGTGGAAAAACCGGGACGGTGAACTACGCGCCTTCTTCAAACTGGCCGATAATCAGGTTCGTGATCTTCCGGTACGCAATCTCCCTGAACATCTGCCCGCCTGGGCACTCACCGTGCATAAATCCCAAGGCTCCGAATTCGAGCAGGTTCTCCTAGTGTTACCCTACGACGAAAATAACGCAATCCTCAGCCGGGAGCTGATCTATACGGGAATTACCCGGGCCAGTAAAAAAGTCATTATCCATGCAAGCCCCAATGCGTTGATCAAAGGTTGCAACAAGCGGGTCGAACGGAGTTCAGGGTTAGCTGAGAAGCTTGGCTGGAGTTGA
- a CDS encoding IS3 family transposase (programmed frameshift), with product MKKKRYREEQIIGAIKQHESGVKVDDICRQFGISTGCFYNWRSKYAGMDVSEAKRLKELESENNKLKKLLAEKMLEAEAMKDVLFKKVVKPADRKQIVNYLKSRFKLSERRACQLVGLSRTAFRYVTQWVKDEPLRKRLLELAKKHPSYGYLFLHGLLRGEGLVKNKKRTYRVYNEEGLQVRTKKRKKIIRPRMPTIMPIGKNIRWSMDFVSDQLANGRRFRVFNVIDDYSREVIGQLSDFSINGHQVARFLTQVIELRSAPDQIICDNGTEFTSKAMFYWQKESGVKLGFIQPGKPTQNAFVESLNGKFRNECLNQHWFRSIDDARHEIDQWREHYNHVRPHSALNYLSPVAFVNRAA from the exons ATGAAGAAGAAGCGTTACAGAGAAGAGCAAATTATTGGTGCCATCAAGCAGCATGAGTCAGGGGTAAAAGTTGATGATATTTGTCGTCAGTTCGGCATTTCAACCGGGTGCTTTTATAACTGGCGAAGCAAATACGCCGGGATGGATGTCTCAGAAGCCAAACGGCTCAAAGAGCTTGAAAGCGAAAACAACAAGCTTAAGAAGTTACTTGCCGAGAAAATGCTTGAAGCTGAGGCGATGAAGGATGTGCTCT TCAAAAAAGTGGTAAAGCCTGCTGATAGAAAACAAATCGTGAACTACCTTAAGTCGCGGTTCAAATTAAGTGAGCGTAGAGCTTGCCAATTAGTAGGCTTAAGTAGAACCGCTTTTCGGTACGTTACTCAATGGGTAAAAGATGAGCCTCTACGCAAACGGTTACTTGAGCTGGCAAAAAAGCATCCGAGTTATGGTTATTTGTTTTTACATGGCCTCCTGAGAGGAGAGGGGCTTGTGAAAAACAAGAAGCGGACCTACCGAGTCTATAACGAAGAAGGTCTTCAAGTGAGGACTAAAAAACGCAAGAAGATAATACGACCAAGAATGCCAACGATTATGCCCATTGGTAAAAATATACGCTGGTCAATGGATTTTGTCAGTGATCAGTTGGCTAATGGTCGCCGCTTTCGAGTATTTAATGTGATTGATGATTACTCAAGAGAAGTTATTGGCCAGCTCTCTGACTTCTCGATCAATGGTCACCAGGTCGCTCGTTTTTTAACTCAGGTGATTGAGCTAAGGAGCGCTCCGGATCAAATAATCTGCGACAACGGTACTGAGTTTACTAGCAAGGCGATGTTCTACTGGCAAAAAGAAAGTGGCGTTAAGCTAGGTTTTATTCAGCCAGGTAAGCCTACTCAGAATGCGTTTGTAGAAAGCTTAAACGGTAAATTCAGAAATGAATGCTTAAATCAGCATTGGTTCAGGTCCATTGATGACGCTAGACATGAAATTGATCAATGGCGAGAGCACTACAATCACGTGCGGCCTCATAGCGCATTAAATTATTTGTCACCTGTGGCCTTTGTGAATAGGGCCGCTTAG
- a CDS encoding transposase, with the protein MDENNSNGSVWTNSAYGSIKREAALSGAHYHSQIHRKSTGKRPLNEREQEANRKRSRVRARVEHVFAQQANQLVRSIGQGRVGVKIDMMNLMYNMRRLVWLAG; encoded by the coding sequence CTGGATGAGAACAACAGTAATGGCAGTGTCTGGACCAATTCTGCTTACGGCAGTATAAAACGGGAAGCTGCTTTATCGGGTGCGCATTACCACAGTCAGATTCATCGCAAGTCAACAGGCAAACGCCCTTTGAATGAACGGGAGCAAGAGGCAAACCGAAAACGATCAAGAGTTCGGGCTCGAGTTGAGCACGTGTTTGCCCAGCAGGCCAATCAACTAGTGCGTAGCATCGGCCAAGGCAGGGTCGGTGTGAAGATTGATATGATGAATTTGATGTACAACATGCGTCGATTGGTGTGGCTGGCCGGTTGA
- the recB gene encoding exodeoxyribonuclease V subunit beta, which translates to MQDKEIALDSEATLWLPLDGIKLIEASAGTGKTYTISNLYLRYILSGRKVSEILVVTFTNAATEELRGRIRERLYQTLKLIQEPQPSSDRFLEILQQQIEKEEGRELAVNQLKLAVRSMDEAAIYTIHGFCQRALSDYAFNSGQSFDMELTTNDANLWNEALKDWWRKTAYGLSRQDVLLFNNTLDSIESFVRYQAPLRQANNKRLIPESTDDLAAIFSRWHTLKENLSSIAHLWQQRKDEITQILQNSSALSRAKTVEYHKANLADFLNRMDLYFSSNNLLEIPGDFKALSAQYLYDNSKKTKRDADPGLRDGFFIDCQKIIEQQKALQRDFRVAALKQATCYASEHVEQIKQQSQTIAFHDQLTRLYDGLHGSRGDALAEKLCQRFPVAMIDEFQDTDAIQYGIFHKLYHSNPETSLIMIGDPKQAIYSFRGGDIFTYMRAKADADQSRYTLDTNWRSVPGLISAVNTLFTFRDKPFIYADAIDYHPVKPATEEEKQKPHALLLEKKQPVTPLSLWKIPLNGNGKPQSKSAAEDTLAKTTAAEIARLIRGGSDSSIKIGEKPVVPGDIAVLIRVGYQGVMVRQALRAYNINAVTAGHDKVFESEEASGLVLLLEAILNYYDRGFARNALSSNLLGLVYTDIARIQLNENGWLKWIDGLKEFNRLWQHKGFMTMFQAMQQQLRIGQRIAENDLAERRLTNLLHLSELLQQASKIHPGMDALLGWLKQQIENGDEEEAELRLESDEELVKIVTIHSSKGLEYPIVFLPFLWGCRPRNTDNGLLDFHGSNLQAFLDAGSDEIESHLKLAEKERLAEDIRLAYVALTRAKAKIYLAWGEVNSSGKTAMAYLLHEEQTPEELEHTLPNAFIANRDLDADLYRLIEKAGQTIALSDLPEIDGSAIEVTDKTQSMIEEPKQFNDKIATDWHLTSFSGMTREIHQTPHGGSPRGTDDAILNFPAGSHVGSFMHLILEKLDFQDDIETQTFELASQLASRFNVDYERYKETIARWMRYIVTTSLNQQGLSLHDIAQEKRLNELEFDFSIQHVDIPALNRTLEQAAGQPLAKLGIGNFRGIITGIVDLIFEHNGKFYVADYKSNFLSGVLDDYRPENLRQAVFDRRYDLQYLLYTLALHRYLKQRLDNYYYDTHFGGIFYLFLRGMRPATGPAYGVFHELPDKALIETLDKEIFTTAIPGTAS; encoded by the coding sequence ATGCAGGATAAAGAGATCGCTCTTGATTCCGAAGCAACCCTTTGGCTTCCGCTGGATGGCATCAAGCTGATTGAAGCGAGTGCCGGCACCGGTAAAACCTATACTATTAGCAATCTCTATCTGCGATACATACTGTCAGGCAGAAAGGTATCGGAAATTCTGGTTGTCACCTTTACCAATGCAGCAACAGAAGAGCTACGCGGCCGCATCCGAGAACGCTTGTATCAAACCCTGAAGTTGATTCAAGAGCCACAGCCAAGCAGTGACAGATTTCTGGAAATACTGCAACAACAGATTGAAAAAGAAGAGGGCCGGGAATTGGCTGTCAATCAACTGAAACTTGCCGTGCGCAGCATGGATGAGGCTGCCATCTATACTATTCACGGTTTCTGTCAAAGGGCACTATCGGATTACGCCTTTAACAGCGGCCAATCGTTCGATATGGAGCTGACAACCAATGACGCAAATCTATGGAATGAAGCGTTAAAGGACTGGTGGCGTAAAACAGCCTATGGTTTGAGTCGGCAGGATGTCCTGCTGTTTAACAATACCCTGGATTCCATAGAAAGTTTTGTCAGATATCAGGCCCCGCTGCGCCAAGCCAATAATAAACGGCTGATACCGGAGAGCACAGATGATCTCGCGGCAATATTCAGCCGCTGGCACACTTTAAAGGAAAATCTCTCATCCATTGCCCATCTCTGGCAGCAACGAAAAGATGAGATTACCCAAATTCTGCAAAATTCATCCGCACTGAGCCGCGCAAAAACAGTGGAATACCATAAAGCTAACTTAGCTGATTTTCTAAACCGGATGGACCTCTATTTTTCATCGAATAACCTTCTCGAAATACCCGGTGATTTCAAGGCACTGTCAGCCCAATACCTCTACGACAACAGTAAAAAAACAAAGCGAGACGCAGACCCCGGCTTGCGAGATGGGTTTTTCATCGATTGCCAAAAAATCATAGAGCAACAAAAAGCGCTACAACGCGACTTCCGTGTGGCCGCACTGAAACAAGCGACGTGCTATGCCAGTGAACATGTGGAACAGATCAAGCAGCAGAGCCAGACCATCGCCTTCCACGACCAGCTCACCCGCCTATATGATGGACTGCATGGTTCCCGGGGAGATGCATTGGCAGAAAAACTGTGCCAGCGTTTCCCGGTTGCCATGATTGATGAGTTTCAAGATACAGATGCCATCCAGTACGGCATATTCCATAAACTCTATCACTCTAACCCGGAGACTAGCCTCATCATGATCGGGGATCCGAAACAGGCGATCTACAGTTTCCGTGGGGGTGATATTTTCACCTATATGCGTGCCAAGGCCGATGCGGATCAATCCCGCTACACTCTCGATACCAACTGGCGGTCAGTGCCCGGATTAATCAGCGCGGTAAACACTCTGTTCACTTTCCGCGACAAACCCTTCATATACGCTGATGCAATCGATTATCACCCGGTCAAACCGGCAACGGAAGAGGAGAAGCAGAAACCGCACGCCCTGCTGTTAGAGAAGAAACAACCCGTTACTCCGCTCTCACTCTGGAAAATCCCTCTGAATGGCAACGGAAAACCGCAAAGTAAAAGCGCCGCAGAAGATACTCTGGCCAAGACAACCGCAGCGGAAATTGCTCGTCTGATCCGGGGAGGTTCCGATAGCAGCATAAAGATTGGTGAAAAACCTGTCGTCCCGGGAGATATCGCGGTGCTGATTCGCGTCGGTTATCAAGGTGTCATGGTGCGGCAAGCGCTGCGAGCCTACAACATCAATGCCGTTACGGCCGGACATGACAAGGTTTTCGAAAGCGAGGAGGCATCGGGACTGGTGCTTTTACTGGAGGCCATTCTCAACTACTACGACCGTGGATTCGCGCGCAATGCCCTTAGCAGCAATCTACTGGGGCTGGTCTATACAGACATAGCCAGAATTCAACTTAATGAAAATGGGTGGCTGAAGTGGATCGACGGCCTGAAGGAGTTCAACCGCCTATGGCAACATAAAGGCTTTATGACAATGTTCCAGGCGATGCAGCAGCAACTCCGGATTGGCCAGCGGATTGCCGAAAATGACCTTGCTGAGCGGCGTCTGACCAACTTGTTGCACTTGTCAGAACTGTTGCAGCAGGCCTCGAAAATCCATCCCGGAATGGATGCCCTCCTCGGCTGGCTTAAGCAACAGATAGAAAATGGTGACGAGGAGGAGGCCGAGTTACGACTAGAGAGCGACGAAGAGCTGGTAAAGATAGTCACCATCCACTCCAGCAAAGGTTTGGAGTATCCCATTGTTTTCCTCCCCTTTCTATGGGGTTGCCGCCCACGAAACACAGATAATGGCCTGCTTGATTTTCATGGGAGCAATCTGCAGGCATTTCTCGATGCCGGCTCGGATGAGATAGAGAGCCATCTTAAATTGGCAGAAAAAGAGCGGCTGGCAGAAGACATTCGCCTAGCCTACGTGGCACTTACCCGCGCCAAAGCAAAAATTTATCTGGCATGGGGAGAGGTCAATTCATCCGGCAAAACCGCCATGGCATACCTCCTTCATGAGGAGCAGACACCAGAAGAGCTGGAGCACACACTACCCAATGCGTTTATTGCAAATCGCGATCTGGACGCTGATCTTTATCGACTGATTGAAAAAGCAGGGCAGACAATTGCATTGTCGGATCTTCCCGAAATTGACGGTTCAGCCATAGAAGTCACGGATAAAACTCAATCCATGATCGAGGAGCCGAAGCAATTCAACGACAAAATAGCCACAGACTGGCACCTGACAAGCTTCAGTGGAATGACCCGGGAGATCCATCAGACTCCCCATGGCGGAAGCCCCCGCGGCACAGATGATGCCATTCTCAATTTTCCGGCAGGCAGCCATGTCGGCTCATTTATGCATCTCATTCTGGAGAAGCTTGATTTTCAGGATGATATTGAAACCCAGACCTTTGAACTGGCAAGCCAACTGGCATCGCGATTCAATGTCGATTACGAGAGGTACAAGGAGACCATTGCACGATGGATGCGCTATATAGTGACTACATCCCTGAACCAGCAGGGCCTGTCACTGCACGACATCGCCCAGGAGAAACGCCTGAATGAACTGGAATTTGATTTCTCTATTCAACATGTCGACATCCCAGCCCTGAACAGAACGCTGGAACAGGCTGCCGGGCAACCACTGGCAAAATTGGGAATCGGTAATTTTCGCGGCATTATCACCGGAATTGTCGACCTGATATTTGAGCACAATGGAAAGTTCTATGTTGCCGACTACAAAAGCAACTTTCTTAGTGGTGTACTGGATGACTACCGGCCGGAAAACCTGCGTCAGGCGGTATTCGACCGCCGCTACGACCTGCAATACCTATTGTACACACTGGCACTGCATCGTTATCTGAAACAACGGCTGGATAACTATTACTACGATACACATTTTGGTGGTATTTTTTACTTGTTCCTGCGCGGCATGCGGCCGGCAACCGGGCCGGCATACGGTGTGTTCCACGAACTGCCGGACAAGGCACTGATAGAGACACTGGATAAGGAGATTTTCACCACAGCAATACCGGGGACGGCGTCATGA